Proteins encoded in a region of the Zea mays cultivar B73 chromosome 4, Zm-B73-REFERENCE-NAM-5.0, whole genome shotgun sequence genome:
- the LOC111591296 gene encoding uncharacterized protein gives MLLVFMFTFYLILNCWYVRRLTLSMGLSFNSASAHSSVLMSLPPSTTVTHQCMHTKDVVTTNTINDYNGEEFVFYSPWEYGAKKNSIIDYHTNQNGSLLPPERMYSLLCLALRESIALR, from the coding sequence ATGTTATTAGTATTCATGTTTACTTTCTACTTAATTTTAAATTGTTGGTATGTTCGTAGGTTAACTTTATCTATGGGACTAAGCTTCAATTCGGCATCCGCCCATTCTTCAGTCTTAATGTCGTTGCCGCCGAGTACAACAGTGACTCACCAGTGCATGCACACCAAGGATGTCGTCACCACCAATACCATCAACGACTACAACGGTGAAGAGTTTGTCTTCTACTCTCCATGGGAGTACGGTGCCAAAAAAAACTCAATAATAGACTACCACACCAACCAAAATGGCTCATTGTTGCCACCAGAGAGAATGTATAGCCTATTATGTCTGGCACTTAGGGAATCAATAGCTTTAAGGTGA
- the LOC111591297 gene encoding uncharacterized protein, producing MLLVFMFTFYLILNCWYVRRLTLSMGLSFNSASAHSSVLMSLPPSTTVTHQCMHTKDVVTTNTINDYNGEEFVLYSPWEYGAKTNSIIDYHTNQNDSLLPPERMYSLLCLALRESIALR from the coding sequence ATGTTATTAGTATTCATGTTTACTTTCTACTTAATTTTAAATTGTTGGTATGTTCGTAGGTTAACTTTATCTATGGGACTAAGCTTCAATTCGGCATCCGCCCATTCTTCAGTCTTAATGTCGTTGCCGCCGAGTACAACAGTGACTCACCAGTGCATGCACACCAAGGATGTCGTCACCACCAATACCATCAACGACTACAACGGTGAAGAGTTTGTCTTGTACTCTCCATGGGAGTACGGTGCCAAAACAAACTCAATAATAGACTACCACACCAACCAAAATGACTCATTGTTGCCACCAGAGAGAATGTATAGCCTATTATGTCTGGCACTTAGGGAATCGATAGCTTTAAGGTGA
- the LOC111591298 gene encoding uncharacterized protein, whose product MLLVFMFTFYLILNCWYVRRLTLSMGLSFNSASAHSSVLMSLPPSTTVTHQCMHTKDVVTTNTINDYNGEEFVFYSPWEYGAKTNSIIDYHTNQNDSLLPPERMYSLLCLALRESIALR is encoded by the coding sequence ATGTTATTAGTATTCATGTTTACTTTCTACTTAATTTTAAATTGTTGGTATGTTCGTAGGTTAACTTTATCTATGGGACTAAGCTTCAATTCGGCATCCGCCCATTCTTCAGTCTTAATGTCATTGCCGCCGAGTACAACAGTGACTCACCAGTGCATGCACACCAAGGATGTCGTCACCACCAATACCATCAACGACTACAACGGTGAAGAGTTTGTCTTCTACTCTCCATGGGAGTACGGTGCCAAAACAAACTCAATAATAGACTACCACACCAACCAAAATGACTCATTGTTGCCACCAGAGAGAATGTATAGCCTATTATGTCTGGCACTTAGGGAATCGATAGCTTTAAGGTGA
- the LOC100277235 gene encoding uncharacterized protein LOC100277235, whose protein sequence is MGLSFNSASAHSSVLMSLPPSTTVTHQCMHTKDVVTTNTINDYNGEEFVFYSPWEYGAKTNSIIDYHTNQNDSLLPPERMYSLLCLALRESIALR, encoded by the coding sequence ATGGGACTAAGCTTCAATTCGGCATCCGCCCATTCTTCAGTCTTAATGTCGTTGCCGCCGAGTACAACAGTGACTCACCAGTGCATGCACACCAAGGATGTCGTCACCACCAATACCATCAACGACTACAACGGTGAAGAGTTTGTCTTCTACTCTCCATGGGAGTACGGTGCCAAAACAAACTCAATAATAGACTACCACACCAACCAAAATGACTCATTGTTGCCACCAGAGAGAATGTATAGCCTATTATGTCTGGCACTTAGGGAATCGATAGCTTTAAGGTGA
- the LOC111589242 gene encoding uncharacterized protein, with the protein MLLVFMFTFYLILNCWYVRRLTLSMALSFNSASAHSSVLMSLPPSTTVTHQCMHTKDVVTTNTINDYNGEEFVFYSPWEYGAKKNSIIDYHTNQNGSLLPPERMYSLLCLALRESIALR; encoded by the coding sequence ATGTTATTAGTATTCATGTTTACTTTCTACTTAATTTTAAATTGTTGGTATGTTCGTAGGTTAACTTTATCTATGGCACTAAGCTTCAATTCGGCATCCGCCCATTCTTCAGTCTTAATGTCGTTGCCGCCGAGTACAACAGTGACTCACCAGTGCATGCACACCAAGGATGTCGTCACCACCAATACCATCAACGACTACAACGGTGAAGAGTTTGTCTTCTACTCTCCATGGGAGTACGGTGCCAAAAAAAACTCAATAATAGACTACCACACCAACCAAAATGGCTCATTGTTGCCACCAGAGAGAATGTATAGCCTATTATGTCTGGCACTTAGGGAATCAATAGCTTTAAGGTGA